In Sorghum bicolor cultivar BTx623 chromosome 8, Sorghum_bicolor_NCBIv3, whole genome shotgun sequence, one genomic interval encodes:
- the LOC8066976 gene encoding putative receptor protein kinase CRINKLY4 codes for MDHVPALVLAAVCFLALLPGWASGLGSMSSIAVSYGEDGPVFCGLNSDGSHLVACFGADASVLYGAPPNIPFLGLTAGDGFVCGLLLDTRQPYCWGSNSYVKSGVPQPMVEGARYSELSAGDNHLCALRVAEDGGRGSSAASAKALIDCWGYNMTATHVVDEAVSTVSAGSVFNCGLFARNRTVFCWGDETVSGVVGLAPRNVRFQSIGAGGYHVCGVLENAQVFCWGRSLEMQQVAPSSAIGVGDVNIVPMDAMVAVVGGRFHACGIRSLDHQVACWGFTLHNSTSPPKGLKMYALVAGDYFTCGVPAETSLMPRCWGNSGPLALPMAVPPGICVPTACSHGYYEYVNHGEVGSIKVCKPANSRLCLPCSTGCPEDSYESSPCNATADHVCQFDCSRCGTDECLSFCLSQKRTKSHKLMAFQMRIFVAEIVFAIILVLSVSVISCLYVRHKLRHCQCSNRELRLAKSTAYSFRKDNMRIQPDVEDLKIRRAQVFSYEELEQATGGFSEDSQVGKGSFSCVFKGILRDGTVVAVKRAIKASDVKKSSKEFHNELDLLSRLNHAHLLNLLGYCEDGSERLLVYEFMAHGSLYQHLHGKDPNLKKRLNWARRVTIAVQAARGIEYLHGYACPPVIHRDIKSSNILIDEDHNARVADFGLSILGPADSGTPLSELPAGTLGYLDPEYYRLHYLTTKSDVYSFGVVLLEILSGRKAIDMQFEEGNIVEWAVPLIKAGDIFAILDPALSPPSDLEALKKIASVACKCVRMRGKDRPSMDKVTTALEHALALLMGSPCIEQPILPTEVVLGSSRMHKVSQMSSNHSCSENELADGEDQRIEYRAPSWITFPSVTSSQRRKSSASEADIVGRRTTDGRNVGSSIGDGLRSLEEEIAPASPQENLYLQHNF; via the coding sequence ATGGACCATGTGCCAGCTCTAGTTCTTGCCGCCGTGTGCTTCCTGGCCTTGCTGCCTGGCTGGGCTAGTGGCCTTGGCTCCATGTCGTCCATCGCGGTGTCCTATGGGGAGGACGGTCCGGTGTTCTGTGGCCTCAACTCCGACGGCTCCCACCTCGTCGCCTGCTTTGGTGCGGACGCCTCGGTTCTGTATGGCGCCCCGCCCAACATCCCGTTCCTTGGCCTCACGGCGGGGGATGGGTTCGTGTGCGGCCTCCTGCTCGACACCAGGCAGCCGTATTGCTGGGGGAGCAACTCCTATGTCAAGAGCGGGGTGCCGCAGCCGATGGTCGAGGGTGCGAGGTACTCCGAGCTCAGCGCGGGGGACAACCACCTCTGCGCGCTGCGAGTGGCTGAAGATGGGGGCCGTGGTTCGAGCGCTGCTAGTGCTAAGGCGTTGATCGACTGCTGGGGATACAATATGACCGCCACACATGTCGTCGATGAAGCCGTGTCAACTGTTTCAGCCGGTTCGGTATTCAATTGCGGCTTGTTTGCTCGGAACAGGACGGTGTTCTGCTGGGGCGACGAGACAGTGAGTGGTGTCGTTGGGCTGGCACCAAGGAATGTGCGCTTCCAGTCTATCGGCGCGGGTGGTTACCATGTCTGTGGGGTGTTGGAAAATGCACAGGTGTTCTGCTGGGGCAGGAGCTTGGAAATGCAGCAGGTAGCACCGTCCAGTGCTATCGGCGTtggtgatgtgaacatagtgccaaTGGATGCGATGGTCGCTGTGGTTGGTGGGCGGTTCCATGCGTGTGGCATCAGGAGCCTTGACCACCAAGTGGCTTGCTGGGGTTTCACTCTTCATAACAGTACGTCACCACCGAAAGGGCTGAAGATGTATGCGCTTGTCGCTGGGGACTACTTTACTTGTGGAGTGCCTGCTGAGACTTCACTGATGCCAAGGTGCTGGGGCAACAGTGGGCCATTGGCATTACCGATGGCCGTACCTCCTGGGATTTGTGTTCCTACCGCATGCAGCCATGGGTACTATGAGTATGTGAACCATGGTGAAGTTGGCAGCATCAAGGTGTGTAAGCCTGCGAACTCTAGACTCTGCTTGCCCTGTAGTACAGGTTGCCCAGAAGACTCGTATGAGTCATCTCCTTGCAATGCAACAGCTGACCATGTTTGCCAGTTTGACTGCTCGAGGTGTGGCACAGATGAGTGCCTGTCATTCTGCTTATCACAGAAGCGGACCAAGAGTCACAAGTTGATGGCTTTTCAGATGCGCATCTTTGTAGCAGAGATTGTGTTTGCCATCATCTTGGTACTCAGCGTGTCAGTAATCTCTTGCCTATACGTCCGGCACAAGCTTCGACATTGTCAATGTTCAAATAGGGAGCTGAGACTGGCTAAGAGCACAGCGTACTCTTTCCGGAAGGATAACATGAGGATCCAGCCTGATGTGGAGGATTTGAAGATCAGGAGAGCTCAGGTATTCTCCTATGAAGAGTTAGAGCAGGCAACTGGTGGCTTCTCAGAGGATTCACAAGTCGGCAAAGGCAGCTTTTCATGTGTATTCAAGGGCATACTGAGAGATGGGACAGTGGTTGCTGTGAAGCGTGCAATAAAAGCATCAGATGTGAAGAAGAGCTCAAAGGAGTTTCACAACGAACTTGACCTCCTATCCAGGCTCAACCATGCACATTTGCTGAACCTGCTTGGTTACTGCGAGGATGGCAGTGAGAGGCTCTTGGTTTATGAGTTCATGGCTCATGGATCCCTGTACCAGCATCTGCATGGCAAGGATCCAAACTTGAAAAAGCGACTGAACTGGGCAAGGCGGGTCACCATTGCTGTCCAGGCCGCTAGGGGAATTGAGTACTTGCATGGCTATGCTTGCCCTCCTGTAATTCACCGGGACATCAAGTCGTCAAACATATTGATTGATGAGGATCACAATGCGCGTGTTGCTGACTTTGGTCTATCTATATTGGGTCCTGCAGATAGTGGTACCCCACTGTCCGAGCTGCCAGCAGGGACCCTTGGCTACCTTGATCCTGAGTACTACCGTCTCCACTACTTGACTACAAAATCTGATGTCTACAGCTTCGGGGTTGTTCTCCTGGAGATACTAAGTGGCAGGAAAGCGATTGACATGCAGTTCGAGGAAGGCAACATTGTTGAATGGGCAGTACCACTGATCAAAGCAGGGGACATTTTTGCCATCCTTGATCCAGCCTTATCTCCTCCCTCAGACCTTGAGGCCCTCAAGAAGATTGCTTCTGTGGCATGTAAGTGTGTCAGAATGCGGGGGAAAGACCGGCCTTCCATGGATAAGGTGACAACTGCTCTAGAGCATGCCCTTGCACTGCTGATGGGCAGTCCCTGCATTGAGCAGCCCATTCTGCCGACTGAGGTTGTTCTTGGAAGCAGCCGAATGCACAAGGTATCACAGATGTCCTCTAACCACTCTTGCTCAGAGAACGAGCTTGCTGACGGTGAGGACCAGCGGATTGAGTACAGGGCACCTTCCTGGATAACTTTTCCTAGCGTGACCTCATCACAGAGGAGGAAATCATCTGCATCTGAAGCTGACATTGTTGGCCGAAGGACCACAGATGGTAGGAACGTCGGGAGCAGCATAGGTGATGGCCTGCGGTCACTGGAGGAAGAAATCGCTCCGGCTTCACCACAAGAGAACCTGTACTTGCAGCACAACTTCTGA